One window of Methanofervidicoccus abyssi genomic DNA carries:
- a CDS encoding 7-cyano-7-deazaguanine synthase encodes MGNILFSEWTRNYRKLNDLNQLKEDIIKNFQEWEVVDKKIVCMLSGGKDSATALALAKDLGLNVFLAVHFTHKWSWQLSKEEAKKIADRFNIPIKFYDITKDLKKRTKGAKGRNICRICKSIMKSRTIKIAKEEGAEVIMTGDTSVEKISGPIMQYLKEKYGEVRFEKMELTPVPKKYNFLFFRPLIRCGYEDILKIVEYYNIDVKRVYEAGDRWGFWREGCPLQYCDNEALITEELLDKLYIYNERITRVAREDGRFRASIRLPSKELIVVPVKDDVRDKEKEEFIKKLGEILEKL; translated from the coding sequence ATGGGAAATATCCTATTTTCAGAATGGACTAGAAATTACAGAAAGTTAAATGATCTGAACCAGTTAAAAGAGGATATTATAAAGAACTTCCAGGAGTGGGAAGTGGTAGATAAAAAAATAGTATGTATGTTAAGTGGAGGTAAAGACAGTGCTACAGCCTTAGCGTTGGCCAAAGATCTCGGTCTCAATGTGTTTCTGGCTGTTCATTTTACCCATAAGTGGAGTTGGCAACTCTCTAAGGAGGAGGCTAAGAAAATAGCAGATAGGTTTAATATACCTATAAAGTTCTACGATATTACCAAGGATCTGAAGAAGAGGACAAAGGGAGCAAAAGGGAGAAATATATGCAGAATATGTAAAAGTATAATGAAAAGTAGAACCATAAAGATAGCTAAAGAGGAAGGAGCAGAAGTGATAATGACGGGAGATACCTCTGTAGAGAAGATCTCAGGTCCCATTATGCAGTATTTAAAGGAAAAATACGGGGAGGTAAGATTTGAAAAGATGGAGTTGACTCCAGTGCCTAAAAAGTATAACTTCCTCTTCTTCAGGCCGCTTATAAGGTGTGGATACGAAGATATACTGAAGATTGTGGAATACTACAATATAGACGTTAAGAGGGTGTATGAAGCGGGAGATAGATGGGGATTCTGGAGGGAGGGGTGTCCATTGCAGTACTGTGACAACGAGGCACTGATAACAGAGGAACTTTTGGATAAATTATATATATACAATGAGAGGATTACAAGGGTAGCCAGGGAGGATGGTAGATTTAGAGCATCTATAAGACTTCCTTCTAAGGAGCTCATAGTTGTACCTGTTAAGGATGATGTAAGAGATAAGGAGAAGGAGGAATTTATAAAGAAACTGGGAGAGATCTTAGAAAAGTTATAA
- the rgy gene encoding reverse gyrase produces the protein MIPIIYKEMCPNCFGDIDNSRLELGVCKRCLEEDGRYSKLDLCRKLGDGRKLDKLRDYCRIWNEFKEFEEFCKDLGYELLSIQKMWAKRVLKNKSFSIVAPTGVGKSFFGVLMSLYLASKGKRCYIILPTTLLVKQTYERALSLMGDKINVLCYHSELNEREKREVKERIEEKDFQVLITTSNYLTRNMPNTTFDFIFVDDVDALLKSSKNIDRTLLLLGFNKELIDEAYKIILLMKRKKFDKALELREKLKKKVENIKHGCIVIASATGKSYGDRVKLYRELLNFEVGYGINKLRDVVDIYDEIDMGKVLDYVKLLGSGGLIFISQDYSLEMAEEIEDLLRKNNIKAKVIHSKDKEGFEDFKEGKLDVLIGVASYYGVLVRGLDIPEKIRYAIFYGIPKMKFKLREYLEKIKESKEIKVDIEGKSLEEIENILEKDLKLKNFSLRVEEGDIYLLIPDIKTYIQASGRTSRMTEFGLTKGASILLVDDWKLFESVKKYMLFNYESEFKGIEEVNFEELIRKIDEDRKKIKVGKKKGKIPDILKSILMVVESPNKAKTIASFFGRPSRRKVNGINIYEVCIGDINLIITASGGHIFDLVTKEGYYGVKIDDNIYIPIYMAIRKINGEQITDQKDINEILKELMEKGERINLINCKDNIETIREIADEVDGIFIATDIDTEGEKIGYDIASNILPFNKNIYRIGFNEITRRAILRAVDAYRRGEELKLDENKVRSQLVRRIEDRWIGFKLSQKLWNVFNKNYLSAGRVQTPVLGWIIERYEEHKKKIPYLSIRLEYDIYVGKVWEEDFKRDEVEVEVNLYKKDISPLPPFTTDTLLEEATKKFYLSTEEVMRISQDLFELGLTTYHRTSSTRVSLDGMKVAREYLKLFNLEDYLKNREFYMEGPHECIRPTKPMDTGELIEFIKENNITLSKNHIKIYDLIFRRFIASQMKEATVLYQELYIKDIDERIEGYVDVEFDGWSRIYNLKLRKLPKIEKNKLKVLEYSIRKVNKVPLYDEGEVVKLMKERGIGRPSTYAQIIKKLLDRGYVIKSKNKGKLIPTKLGIEVYNYLITHYPQLISEEKTRELEEVMDKIERGEVNYLEVLHSLKSICDRI, from the coding sequence ATGATACCTATTATATACAAGGAGATGTGTCCCAACTGTTTCGGAGATATTGACAATAGTAGGTTGGAGTTAGGAGTGTGTAAAAGGTGTTTAGAAGAGGATGGGAGGTACTCCAAGTTGGATCTGTGTAGGAAGTTGGGAGACGGTAGGAAGTTAGATAAATTACGGGATTACTGTAGAATTTGGAATGAATTTAAGGAGTTTGAGGAGTTCTGTAAGGATCTAGGTTATGAACTTCTCAGTATTCAGAAGATGTGGGCTAAGAGAGTTTTGAAAAATAAGAGTTTCTCCATCGTTGCTCCAACTGGAGTAGGTAAAAGTTTCTTTGGTGTGTTGATGAGTCTATATCTAGCAAGTAAAGGAAAGAGATGTTATATAATTCTACCCACAACTCTACTAGTTAAACAGACTTACGAGAGAGCACTATCCCTTATGGGAGATAAGATTAATGTGTTATGCTATCATTCGGAATTAAATGAGAGGGAGAAAAGAGAAGTTAAGGAGAGGATAGAAGAGAAAGATTTTCAGGTGTTGATTACGACCTCCAACTATTTAACTAGAAATATGCCCAATACAACCTTTGACTTTATATTTGTAGATGACGTAGATGCACTTTTAAAATCTTCTAAAAATATAGATAGGACTCTACTACTTTTAGGCTTTAATAAAGAGTTGATAGATGAGGCTTATAAGATAATACTACTGATGAAAAGGAAGAAATTCGATAAGGCGTTGGAACTTAGAGAGAAGTTAAAGAAGAAGGTAGAGAACATTAAACATGGCTGTATAGTTATTGCATCTGCTACCGGGAAGAGTTATGGAGATCGGGTAAAGTTGTACAGGGAGTTGTTGAACTTTGAAGTTGGATACGGTATAAACAAGTTAAGGGATGTTGTTGATATCTATGATGAGATAGATATGGGTAAGGTTTTGGATTACGTTAAACTGTTAGGTTCTGGTGGTTTGATATTTATATCCCAGGATTACAGTTTAGAGATGGCTGAGGAAATTGAAGATCTCTTAAGGAAAAACAACATAAAGGCCAAGGTTATTCACTCAAAAGATAAAGAAGGCTTTGAGGACTTTAAGGAGGGTAAACTAGATGTACTTATAGGAGTGGCATCCTACTATGGGGTTCTGGTTAGAGGACTTGATATACCAGAGAAGATAAGGTATGCTATATTCTACGGTATCCCAAAGATGAAGTTTAAACTTAGAGAGTATTTAGAGAAGATAAAGGAGAGTAAAGAGATAAAAGTAGATATAGAAGGAAAGTCCTTAGAAGAGATCGAAAATATCTTAGAGAAAGATTTAAAGTTAAAGAACTTCTCTCTAAGGGTTGAAGAGGGAGATATATACCTCCTTATACCAGATATAAAAACTTACATCCAGGCCTCCGGTAGAACCTCCAGGATGACAGAGTTTGGTTTAACAAAAGGTGCTTCCATATTACTCGTAGATGACTGGAAGTTATTTGAGAGTGTTAAAAAGTATATGTTGTTCAACTATGAGAGTGAATTTAAAGGTATTGAGGAAGTTAACTTTGAGGAGTTGATAAGAAAGATCGATGAAGATAGGAAAAAAATTAAAGTAGGTAAGAAGAAAGGTAAGATACCTGATATATTGAAGTCCATTCTTATGGTTGTAGAGAGTCCAAACAAGGCGAAGACGATAGCAAGTTTCTTTGGAAGGCCCTCTAGGAGAAAGGTCAATGGTATAAATATCTACGAGGTATGTATAGGAGATATAAACTTAATAATAACTGCCAGTGGTGGCCACATCTTCGATTTAGTTACCAAGGAGGGATACTACGGGGTAAAGATAGATGATAATATCTACATCCCTATTTACATGGCTATAAGGAAGATAAATGGAGAACAGATAACTGATCAGAAAGATATAAATGAGATATTAAAGGAACTGATGGAGAAAGGGGAGAGGATTAATCTGATAAACTGTAAGGACAATATAGAGACGATAAGAGAGATTGCCGATGAGGTAGACGGGATATTTATAGCCACAGATATAGATACAGAGGGAGAGAAGATAGGTTACGATATAGCTTCAAATATACTACCTTTTAACAAAAACATCTACAGGATAGGATTCAACGAGATAACTAGGAGGGCAATTTTAAGAGCTGTAGATGCTTACAGGAGAGGTGAGGAGTTAAAGTTAGATGAGAACAAGGTTAGGAGCCAGTTAGTGAGAAGAATAGAGGATAGATGGATAGGGTTTAAACTCAGTCAGAAATTATGGAATGTTTTTAACAAAAACTACCTCTCTGCAGGTAGAGTACAGACGCCAGTTTTAGGTTGGATAATAGAGAGGTACGAAGAACATAAGAAGAAGATACCTTACCTCTCTATAAGGCTGGAGTACGATATATACGTTGGAAAGGTATGGGAGGAAGACTTCAAGAGAGATGAGGTGGAAGTTGAGGTAAATCTCTATAAAAAAGATATTTCTCCACTACCACCATTTACCACAGATACTCTGTTAGAGGAGGCTACAAAGAAATTCTATCTAAGTACAGAAGAGGTTATGAGGATATCCCAAGATCTCTTCGAACTTGGATTGACCACCTACCACAGAACTTCTTCCACAAGGGTGTCTTTAGATGGTATGAAGGTTGCAAGGGAGTATTTGAAGTTGTTTAATTTGGAGGATTATCTTAAGAACAGGGAATTTTACATGGAGGGCCCACATGAGTGTATAAGGCCTACGAAACCGATGGATACTGGAGAACTTATAGAGTTTATAAAGGAGAATAACATAACCCTAAGTAAGAACCATATAAAGATATATGACTTAATATTCAGGAGGTTTATAGCTTCTCAGATGAAGGAGGCTACAGTACTCTATCAGGAGTTGTATATAAAAGATATAGATGAGAGGATAGAGGGATATGTAGATGTGGAGTTTGACGGTTGGAGTAGGATATACAACCTGAAGTTAAGGAAACTTCCTAAGATCGAGAAGAATAAATTAAAGGTTTTAGAGTACAGTATACGGAAGGTAAATAAAGTACCACTTTATGATGAAGGGGAAGTTGTAAAACTTATGAAAGAAAGAGGCATAGGAAGGCCTTCTACATACGCCCAGATAATAAAGAAGTTGTTAGATAGGGGATATGTGATAAAGAGTAAGAATAAAGGTAAATTGATACCTACAAAGTTAGGAATAGAGGTTTACAACTACCTTATTACCCACTATCCACAACTTATATCTGAAGAAAAAACTAGAGAACTTGAAGAAGTTATGGATAAGATAGAAAGGGGAGAGGTAAATTATCTAGAAGTCTTACATTCTCTAAAATCTATATGTGATAGGATATAA
- a CDS encoding calcium/sodium antiporter, protein MGVLQSILMLLIGLGLLNYGSDWFTLGNTKIAKYFKLSNFVIGATIVAFATSFPEIVTSLYATYAGLPIIAVGNALGSCIINIGFILGLCALISPLVVKQKSILRNSQIYLLYSLLLFILGYDGFNFIDGVILFFLLLGYIGYTLKKRDIVTEEDRNDRENVSIILAIILAIVGLISIFIGSKLFIDGVRNIAIFLGIPNKVVGFILVAFGTSLPEVAVSFSAIRRELSDIVIGNIIGSNMINIGCALALSSMIAYIPPTRFGLSIYILLVVLMVLFMNKGVILRLFGRCSNEYFKISRIEGLFLFMVYLVYVLVVTNVLRV, encoded by the coding sequence GTGGGGGTTTTACAGAGTATTTTGATGCTTCTAATAGGGTTAGGACTACTGAACTATGGGAGTGATTGGTTTACTCTCGGAAACACAAAAATAGCCAAGTACTTTAAACTTTCAAACTTTGTTATAGGGGCGACTATAGTTGCATTTGCTACTTCTTTTCCTGAGATAGTTACTAGTCTATACGCTACATATGCAGGCCTACCTATAATAGCAGTGGGAAACGCTCTTGGGAGTTGTATAATTAATATTGGATTTATACTTGGATTATGTGCTTTGATATCTCCCTTAGTTGTAAAACAGAAATCTATATTAAGAAATTCTCAAATATATCTACTATACTCCCTTTTACTCTTTATATTAGGATACGATGGTTTTAACTTTATTGATGGAGTAATACTCTTTTTTTTACTTCTTGGTTATATAGGATATACTCTTAAAAAAAGAGATATTGTAACTGAAGAAGATAGGAATGACAGAGAGAATGTCTCCATAATCTTGGCTATAATACTTGCTATTGTTGGATTGATCAGTATATTCATAGGAAGTAAATTATTTATAGACGGAGTCCGGAATATTGCAATCTTTTTAGGAATACCTAACAAGGTTGTAGGATTTATTCTAGTAGCATTTGGTACTTCCCTCCCTGAAGTTGCAGTATCCTTCTCTGCCATAAGAAGAGAACTTAGTGATATAGTTATTGGAAACATTATAGGTAGTAATATGATAAATATAGGCTGTGCTTTAGCCCTTTCCAGTATGATCGCTTACATACCTCCAACTAGGTTTGGACTCTCTATCTACATACTTCTTGTAGTACTGATGGTACTCTTTATGAACAAAGGTGTGATATTAAGATTATTTGGGAGATGTAGTAATGAATACTTTAAGATTAGTAGAATAGAAGGATTATTTTTATTTATGGTGTATTTAGTATATGTACTGGTTGTTACTAATGTACTCAGAGTGTAG
- a CDS encoding bis-aminopropyl spermidine synthase family protein yields the protein MKIIGQMGGKLNKRMLDFSSRERFKNFLKRLAERVKVAEGVDAIESILRCIYRNQPVSTKRISQYTKLPLPVVSKVRSILERSRILKRDEKGAVYTEYGKNLVENNLKFKMKMDLKCPTCKGRGIILDENFKNILRRHREYAKLRPKVNTRIDQSHATPETAVYRAAIMADRGDLEGKKVLFIGDDDLTSIPSAMTGFPEEVVVMDIDERLLNLIDEISKREGLNIETVKQDFREELDRKYWGRFDTVFTDPPYTLNGLKLFLSRGVEGLGEGDRGVLYLAFSHKPIEEYLEVQRIVNSMNFAIYELIPGFNIYEGSEIIGNTTFLARLVGKNLKKFKKEEIDLSKLYTGEVRPTLRYYRCLKCGRVYKVDGRNVVIEDLICECGGRKFKMVKREKVKNRN from the coding sequence ATGAAGATAATAGGACAGATGGGAGGTAAGTTAAATAAAAGGATGCTCGACTTCTCCAGCAGAGAAAGATTTAAAAATTTCCTAAAAAGGTTAGCAGAGAGGGTAAAGGTAGCAGAAGGTGTTGATGCCATAGAAAGTATACTAAGGTGTATCTACAGAAATCAGCCAGTATCTACAAAGAGAATAAGCCAATATACTAAGTTGCCATTACCTGTTGTGAGTAAGGTGAGGAGTATCTTAGAGAGAAGTAGAATTTTAAAAAGGGACGAGAAAGGTGCAGTATATACGGAATACGGAAAAAATCTAGTAGAGAACAATTTAAAATTTAAAATGAAAATGGATCTAAAGTGCCCTACCTGTAAAGGGAGGGGGATTATCTTAGATGAGAATTTCAAAAATATACTTAGGAGACATAGGGAGTATGCAAAACTTAGACCCAAGGTGAATACAAGGATAGATCAGTCCCACGCCACTCCTGAAACTGCAGTATATAGAGCGGCCATAATGGCTGATAGGGGAGATTTAGAAGGAAAAAAGGTATTGTTTATTGGAGATGATGATCTAACATCCATACCAAGTGCAATGACAGGATTCCCAGAAGAAGTTGTAGTTATGGATATAGATGAGAGACTGTTAAACCTTATAGATGAGATATCCAAGAGAGAAGGATTGAATATTGAAACAGTTAAACAAGATTTCAGGGAGGAGTTAGATAGAAAATACTGGGGGCGATTTGATACGGTATTTACAGATCCTCCTTATACATTGAATGGTTTGAAGTTATTCCTGTCAAGAGGTGTTGAAGGATTGGGAGAGGGGGATAGAGGGGTGCTTTACCTAGCCTTCTCCCATAAACCAATAGAAGAATACTTAGAGGTTCAGAGGATCGTAAATAGTATGAACTTTGCAATATATGAGCTCATACCAGGGTTTAATATCTACGAAGGTTCTGAGATAATAGGAAATACTACCTTTCTAGCAAGGTTGGTGGGAAAAAATCTAAAAAAGTTTAAAAAAGAGGAGATAGATTTAAGTAAGTTATACACTGGAGAGGTAAGGCCTACTTTGAGATACTACAGGTGTTTAAAATGTGGTAGAGTTTACAAGGTGGATGGGAGAAATGTGGTTATAGAAGATTTGATTTGTGAATGTGGTGGTAGAAAATTTAAAATGGTTAAAAGGGAAAAAGTGAAGAACAGAAACTGA
- a CDS encoding 50S ribosomal protein L11 methyltransferase — protein MMLKLNVPQWHYSMLQDRERLGIFKWAIEKSVKPGDIFYDVGTGSGILAMIAARIVRKVYAIELDPITYQYALENIRINGFKNIELIEGDAREYTPEDEVDVAVVEMLDTALITEPQVPVINAILKKKILKEGGKIIPQRAYNTAQVVLARMDHIYYDEEVKSQPLSMEVLYSIVDFNKVNKEEVSYYLEFKISSDKVKEDKIGIRLNTYTQLTEDTVAGSTPMLNPPLIIPIENPRIEDNILKVKLSYRMGGDLESIKVV, from the coding sequence ATGATGCTTAAATTAAATGTTCCCCAGTGGCACTACAGTATGCTTCAGGATAGAGAGAGGTTGGGAATATTTAAGTGGGCTATAGAGAAGAGTGTTAAGCCTGGAGACATCTTCTACGATGTTGGTACAGGTAGTGGAATACTGGCTATGATAGCTGCGAGAATTGTGAGGAAGGTTTATGCCATAGAATTAGATCCTATAACCTATCAGTATGCTCTGGAAAATATAAGAATTAACGGATTTAAAAACATAGAACTTATAGAAGGAGATGCAAGGGAGTATACCCCTGAAGATGAGGTGGATGTGGCTGTCGTGGAAATGTTGGATACTGCACTTATCACAGAACCTCAGGTTCCAGTGATAAATGCAATACTTAAGAAGAAGATCTTAAAGGAGGGTGGGAAGATTATACCTCAGCGGGCCTACAACACTGCCCAGGTAGTATTGGCAAGGATGGATCATATCTACTACGACGAGGAGGTGAAATCACAGCCCCTATCTATGGAGGTACTCTATAGTATTGTAGATTTTAACAAGGTGAATAAAGAGGAAGTGTCCTACTATTTAGAGTTTAAAATATCCAGTGATAAAGTTAAGGAGGATAAAATTGGTATAAGGTTAAATACCTATACTCAACTGACAGAAGATACAGTTGCTGGAAGTACCCCGATGCTGAACCCTCCTCTTATTATACCTATCGAGAATCCTAGGATAGAAGACAATATCTTAAAGGTTAAACTATCTTATAGAATGGGGGGAGATCTGGAGAGTATTAAAGTTGTATAA
- a CDS encoding RimK family alpha-L-glutamate ligase, protein MKLKSIELDVDLILSRVERDYLEEGLKVLKIVEENNDIEVINPRRSVETCQNKYLTYKMLKEYMPMSILVSQDNLQDVDYLIEDAGLRYPLVVKPVYGGYGKGVLKLEKIKDVKDLLSRYYRNNSSNHFIIQEYIPYRHDIRVFVIGNRVVCAMERIPKNDWRANCSLGAETRRFYIEEDVEDLVLKCVKRVSAHIVGVDVLIDKEDNPYILEMNITPQFRNIMKYSDIPLEILKFIEEILPKS, encoded by the coding sequence ATGAAGTTAAAGAGTATTGAATTAGATGTTGATCTAATACTATCAAGGGTAGAGAGGGATTATTTAGAGGAAGGTTTGAAAGTATTGAAAATTGTTGAGGAGAATAATGATATAGAGGTGATCAATCCCAGAAGATCTGTTGAAACATGCCAGAACAAGTATTTAACATATAAGATGTTAAAGGAGTATATGCCAATGTCTATCTTAGTATCCCAGGATAACCTTCAAGATGTGGATTATCTAATAGAAGATGCAGGTTTAAGATATCCTCTAGTTGTAAAACCAGTTTATGGAGGATATGGCAAGGGTGTTTTAAAGTTGGAAAAAATAAAAGATGTGAAGGATCTTTTAAGTAGATACTACCGGAATAACAGTTCTAATCACTTCATCATTCAGGAATATATTCCTTACAGACATGATATAAGAGTTTTTGTCATTGGTAACAGAGTAGTATGTGCTATGGAGAGGATCCCGAAGAATGACTGGAGAGCAAACTGTTCCCTCGGGGCAGAAACCAGACGATTTTATATAGAAGAAGATGTTGAAGATCTCGTTTTAAAGTGTGTTAAAAGGGTAAGTGCCCATATAGTTGGAGTAGATGTGCTGATAGATAAAGAGGATAACCCCTATATTCTTGAGATGAATATAACTCCCCAATTTAGAAATATTATGAAGTATTCCGACATCCCCTTAGAAATATTGAAGTTTATAGAGGAGATCCTACCAAAATCATAA
- a CDS encoding aspartate dehydrogenase produces the protein MLRIGLVGCGAIATSIVNAVLEGIINPKVVALYDRSIYKAEKLGRLVRAQVCHSIDELVRKDLDVVIECASIQAVEEVAIKAIENRKDVIVMSVGAFKDLNLYQRLYSLAKKHNRRIYIPSGAIAGIDAIKAVSLGKIYEVTLITIKPIEGLRDSLEKQGFDIDKISEPTTVFEGSFSEAIEKFPQNINVSLVLHLASNYPTKVKIVVDPNISVNRHEVIVRGSTGTIRTTVENTPSKENPRTSVLAAYSVIRLIKDLSEPIVIGT, from the coding sequence ATGTTGAGAATAGGACTGGTTGGATGTGGAGCTATTGCTACTTCAATAGTTAATGCTGTATTGGAAGGTATTATAAATCCTAAGGTTGTAGCCCTCTACGACAGAAGTATATACAAAGCGGAAAAACTTGGTAGGTTAGTAAGGGCCCAGGTATGTCACTCTATAGATGAGTTGGTACGTAAGGACTTAGACGTAGTAATAGAGTGTGCCTCAATCCAAGCGGTGGAAGAAGTTGCAATAAAAGCCATAGAAAATAGAAAGGATGTAATAGTGATGAGTGTTGGTGCTTTCAAAGATCTTAATCTCTATCAGAGATTATACAGCCTCGCAAAGAAACACAACAGAAGAATATATATACCTTCAGGGGCTATTGCGGGAATAGACGCAATTAAAGCAGTATCCTTAGGAAAAATATACGAGGTAACGTTGATAACGATAAAACCCATAGAAGGACTGAGAGATTCTTTAGAGAAACAGGGGTTTGATATAGATAAAATTTCAGAACCTACTACAGTCTTTGAAGGTAGTTTTTCAGAAGCTATAGAGAAATTTCCTCAGAATATAAACGTCTCCTTAGTACTCCATTTGGCATCTAACTATCCAACAAAGGTTAAGATAGTGGTGGATCCAAATATATCCGTAAATAGGCATGAAGTGATAGTTAGAGGTTCCACAGGTACCATAAGGACAACTGTAGAAAATACACCTTCTAAGGAGAATCCTAGAACCTCGGTATTAGCAGCCTATTCAGTTATAAGACTTATTAAAGATCTTTCAGAGCCCATAGTTATTGGGACGTAG
- a CDS encoding protein NO VEIN domain-containing protein, producing the protein MNVDNSKIEQIMEIQNIGELPDTEMNILKKSLEIREVEQKDKTEEELDKTPFKKGDEEVKEKSPPISTGTTPRPLTELTGERAVTETKGDVFDGIKEKEWAPEIPAEKVPIRIEEYMPKQETIKEIDEDETSAGRVHITRTSKGGTQPTEILSEKARKDIGREGEKYALYSIIKDKLVEYFNIEIGEYNTFEDILEHYANIVKETNKGFNLEKDGDLIVEVIWLNKNGESGEHYDIKVVENGEEIFIEVKIHKRI; encoded by the coding sequence ATGAATGTGGACAATTCCAAAATAGAACAAATTATGGAAATCCAAAATATAGGCGAACTACCTGATACTGAGATGAATATTTTGAAGAAATCTCTCGAAATTAGGGAAGTAGAACAAAAAGATAAGACAGAAGAAGAATTAGATAAAACTCCTTTTAAAAAGGGAGATGAAGAGGTTAAAGAAAAATCACCTCCAATATCTACAGGAACCACTCCTCGACCACTAACAGAATTAACAGGAGAGCGAGCGGTAACCGAAACTAAGGGAGATGTTTTTGATGGGATAAAAGAAAAAGAGTGGGCCCCGGAAATCCCCGCTGAAAAAGTTCCCATTCGGATAGAAGAATATATGCCAAAGCAGGAGACTATAAAAGAAATTGATGAAGATGAAACCTCAGCAGGGAGAGTACATATTACAAGAACATCAAAGGGTGGAACGCAACCTACAGAAATTTTGAGTGAAAAAGCAAGAAAAGATATTGGGCGAGAGGGGGAAAAGTATGCATTGTACAGTATTATAAAAGACAAACTGGTCGAATATTTCAACATTGAAATTGGAGAGTATAATACGTTTGAAGATATACTCGAACATTATGCAAATATTGTAAAAGAAACAAATAAGGGATTTAACCTAGAAAAAGATGGGGATTTAATCGTAGAAGTTATATGGCTAAATAAAAATGGAGAAAGTGGAGAGCATTATGATATAAAAGTTGTAGAAAACGGAGAAGAGATTTTTATCGAGGTAAAAATCCACAAAAGAATATGA